In Actinomadura citrea, a single window of DNA contains:
- a CDS encoding NAD(P)H-dependent glycerol-3-phosphate dehydrogenase, which translates to MGSGSWGTTFAMMLHDAGGEVTLWGRRPEVVEGINERHENTDYLPGVPLPETVRATLDPAEALRGADFVALAVPAQTLRHNLGGWVPLLPREAVLVSLMKGVELGTTRRMSEVVREVADVPEERVAVFSGPNVAREIATGEPSAAVAACVDEDAARGLQAATMTSYFRVYTSTDVIGVELGGAVKNVVALCVGMSVGLGFGSNTQALLMTRGLAEIARLGAALGADEHTFAGLAGMGDLVASCVSPLARNRTFGENLGRGMTLDEVIAVTKQTAEGVKSAEAVLELARKHNVEMPITEAVTAVLHRGIPIKEAAISLISRSPKPERYGV; encoded by the coding sequence ATGGGCTCCGGGTCCTGGGGCACCACGTTCGCGATGATGCTGCACGACGCCGGCGGCGAGGTCACCCTGTGGGGGCGCCGCCCGGAGGTGGTCGAGGGCATCAACGAACGGCACGAGAACACCGACTACCTGCCGGGCGTCCCGCTCCCCGAGACCGTCCGCGCGACCCTGGACCCGGCGGAGGCCCTGCGGGGCGCCGACTTCGTGGCGCTCGCCGTCCCGGCGCAGACGCTGCGGCACAACCTCGGCGGCTGGGTCCCGCTGCTGCCGCGCGAGGCCGTCCTGGTCAGCCTGATGAAGGGCGTCGAGCTCGGCACCACCCGCCGGATGTCGGAGGTGGTGCGCGAGGTCGCCGACGTCCCCGAGGAGCGGGTCGCGGTGTTCAGCGGGCCGAACGTGGCACGCGAGATCGCCACCGGCGAGCCCAGCGCCGCCGTCGCCGCGTGCGTGGACGAGGACGCCGCGCGCGGCCTGCAGGCCGCCACCATGACGTCCTACTTCCGCGTCTACACCTCCACGGACGTGATCGGCGTCGAGCTGGGCGGCGCGGTGAAGAACGTCGTCGCCCTGTGCGTCGGGATGTCGGTCGGGCTCGGGTTCGGCTCCAACACCCAGGCGCTGCTGATGACCCGCGGGCTGGCCGAGATCGCCCGGCTGGGCGCTGCCCTCGGCGCCGACGAGCACACCTTCGCGGGTCTCGCCGGGATGGGCGACCTCGTCGCCTCGTGCGTCTCGCCGCTCGCGCGCAACCGGACGTTCGGCGAGAACCTCGGCCGCGGCATGACGCTGGACGAGGTCATCGCCGTCACGAAGCAGACCGCGGAGGGCGTGAAGTCGGCCGAGGCGGTGCTGGAGCTGGCGCGCAAGCACAACGTGGAGATGCCGATCACCGAGGCCGTCACCGCCGTGCTGCACCGCGGCATACCGATCAAGGAGGCGGCGATCTCGCTGATTTCGCGGTCTCCCAAGCCCGAGCGGTACGGGGTGTGA
- a CDS encoding D-alanine--D-alanine ligase family protein — MSQVSRIRVAVVFGGRSSEHAISCVTAGAVMAAIDRDRYEVVPIGIARDGRWVLPPADLSLAIDGGRLPEVTGEGGVLALPFDPDARGLMVVRPGEVPATLGDVDVVLPLLHGPYGEDGTIQGLLDLAGIRYVGAGVLASAVGMDKGFMKLVWQARGLPVGPYVLVGDREWRRERKRKLDEIIRELGLADGTPVFVKPARAGSSMGITRVTDESDLEAAVETAREHDPKVIVEANVEGREIECGVLQGVDDGPAEASLPAEVLMAGDHDFYDFETKYLDGSTTMAVPPDLPPAAIEEVRRVAVQAFDALDCEGLARVDFFHTPDGRWILNEINTMPGFTPASAFPQMWAATGLDYPALVDRLIQTALQRSTGLR, encoded by the coding sequence ATGTCCCAGGTTTCTAGGATCCGCGTGGCGGTGGTCTTCGGCGGGCGCAGCTCCGAGCACGCGATCTCCTGCGTCACCGCGGGAGCCGTCATGGCCGCCATCGACCGGGACCGGTACGAGGTCGTGCCGATCGGCATCGCCCGCGACGGGCGCTGGGTGCTCCCGCCCGCGGACCTGAGCCTGGCGATCGACGGCGGGCGGCTCCCGGAGGTGACCGGGGAGGGCGGCGTGCTCGCGCTGCCGTTCGACCCCGACGCCCGCGGCCTGATGGTGGTCCGGCCGGGCGAGGTGCCCGCGACCCTCGGCGACGTCGACGTGGTCCTGCCGCTGCTGCACGGCCCCTACGGCGAGGACGGCACGATCCAGGGCCTGCTCGACCTGGCCGGCATCCGCTACGTCGGCGCCGGCGTGCTGGCCAGCGCGGTCGGCATGGACAAGGGGTTCATGAAGCTCGTCTGGCAGGCGCGCGGCCTGCCCGTCGGCCCGTACGTGCTGGTCGGCGACCGGGAGTGGCGGCGCGAGCGCAAGCGGAAGCTCGACGAGATCATCAGGGAGCTCGGCCTCGCCGACGGCACGCCGGTGTTCGTCAAGCCGGCCCGCGCCGGGTCGAGCATGGGCATCACCCGCGTCACCGACGAGTCCGACCTGGAGGCCGCGGTCGAGACGGCCCGCGAGCACGACCCGAAGGTCATCGTGGAGGCCAACGTCGAGGGCCGCGAGATCGAGTGCGGCGTCCTGCAGGGCGTGGACGACGGCCCCGCCGAGGCCAGCCTGCCCGCCGAGGTGCTGATGGCGGGCGACCACGACTTCTACGACTTCGAGACCAAGTACCTCGACGGCTCCACCACCATGGCCGTCCCGCCGGACCTGCCCCCCGCGGCGATCGAGGAGGTCCGCCGCGTCGCCGTGCAGGCGTTCGACGCGCTCGACTGCGAGGGCCTCGCCCGGGTCGACTTCTTCCACACGCCCGACGGCCGCTGGATCCTCAACGAGATCAACACGATGCCGGGCTTCACCCCCGCCTCGGCGTTCCCGCAGATGTGGGCGGCGACCGGGCTGGACTACCCGGCGCTGGTCGACCGGCTCATCCAGACGGCGCTCCAGCGCTCGACGGGGCTGCGCTAG
- a CDS encoding beta-propeller domain-containing protein: MRGGIFLPVATTLLLAGIAGCDRSGQADDRNTEAPTVRLVAYRGCDALLDELRRATLDKVGPYGLNGVISDGMEALAKAPSAGKVPGAPAPAPEHSTTNSHEPGADEPDLVKTDGRRIVAFAGGRLRVVDPASRKVTHSLELPGGTRYDNGELLLSGDRVLVLTRQARAVPFDGPAPGGPAPGRPLPGRPLPESTQTTRLTLVDLSGEPKVAGTMTAGADYLDARQTGSTVRVVVRSQPRIYFPGGDGEKKATAANREAVSKAPLDAWLPSFEAEGGTTYRTPCDQVSRPSSDAGSSMLTVLTFDLAKGLGDPRPVAVAADGSTVYGDGKSLYVTGSPPELFAWPRKKAVEPRTDIYKFDTRGNGRPSYVASGSVKGFLLNQYSMSEHEGNLRLAATTSRIEPGSRASQSSVYVLAQHGARLDQIGRLDGLGKGERIHSVRFIGATGYVVTFRQTDPLYVVDLEDPRRPRTTGELKINGYSAYLHPTADGKLLGVGQDADSSGRTSGLQVSLFDVSAQPRRLSAYKLPGATSQAEFDPHAFLYWPKTGLTVVPVTPRDGGRPEALALKITGTSVTRLGTVRNPGKDFGDGVSRSLVIGDTLWTFSGAGAHAVDASTLKGGDWLAYG; this comes from the coding sequence ATGCGTGGTGGCATCTTTCTCCCGGTCGCGACGACGCTCCTGCTGGCCGGGATCGCCGGATGCGACCGGTCAGGGCAGGCCGACGACCGGAACACCGAAGCGCCGACGGTACGGCTCGTCGCCTATCGCGGCTGTGACGCGCTCCTCGACGAGCTGCGCCGCGCCACCCTGGACAAGGTCGGCCCTTACGGGCTCAACGGCGTGATCAGCGACGGCATGGAGGCGCTGGCGAAGGCGCCGAGCGCGGGCAAGGTGCCCGGGGCTCCCGCGCCCGCTCCGGAGCACTCCACCACGAACTCGCACGAGCCGGGCGCGGACGAGCCCGATCTCGTGAAGACCGACGGCCGCAGGATCGTCGCGTTCGCCGGGGGACGGCTCAGGGTCGTCGACCCGGCGTCGCGGAAGGTGACGCACTCGCTGGAACTGCCGGGCGGCACCCGCTACGACAACGGGGAACTGCTGTTGAGCGGTGACCGCGTGCTGGTGCTGACGCGGCAGGCCAGAGCCGTCCCCTTCGACGGGCCGGCACCGGGCGGGCCGGCGCCGGGGCGGCCGCTGCCCGGCCGGCCGCTGCCCGAGTCGACGCAGACGACGCGGCTCACCTTGGTCGACCTGTCCGGCGAGCCGAAGGTGGCCGGGACGATGACGGCCGGCGCCGACTACCTGGACGCGCGGCAGACCGGCTCCACGGTCCGCGTGGTGGTGAGGTCCCAGCCGCGCATCTACTTCCCGGGCGGCGACGGCGAGAAGAAGGCCACCGCGGCGAACCGGGAGGCCGTGTCGAAGGCCCCGCTCGACGCCTGGCTCCCGTCCTTCGAGGCGGAAGGCGGGACGACGTACCGGACGCCGTGCGACCAGGTCAGCCGCCCGTCCTCGGACGCGGGTTCCTCGATGCTGACCGTGCTCACGTTCGACCTGGCCAAGGGCCTCGGCGACCCGCGGCCGGTCGCGGTGGCCGCCGACGGCTCGACCGTCTACGGCGACGGGAAGAGCCTGTACGTCACCGGCAGTCCCCCGGAGCTGTTCGCGTGGCCGCGCAAGAAGGCGGTCGAGCCGCGTACGGACATCTACAAGTTCGACACCCGCGGTAACGGACGCCCCAGCTACGTGGCCTCCGGCTCGGTGAAGGGCTTCCTGCTCAACCAGTACTCGATGTCGGAGCACGAGGGGAACCTGCGGCTGGCCGCGACGACCAGCCGGATCGAACCCGGCAGCCGGGCGTCGCAGAGCTCGGTGTACGTCCTGGCCCAGCACGGCGCGCGACTCGACCAGATCGGACGGCTGGACGGCCTCGGCAAGGGCGAGCGGATCCACTCCGTCCGGTTCATCGGCGCCACCGGCTACGTCGTGACGTTCCGGCAGACCGATCCGCTGTACGTCGTCGACCTCGAAGACCCCCGCCGTCCCCGGACCACCGGCGAACTCAAGATCAACGGCTACTCCGCCTACCTGCACCCGACGGCGGACGGGAAGCTGCTCGGCGTGGGGCAGGACGCCGACTCCTCCGGCCGGACGAGCGGCCTCCAGGTCTCCCTCTTCGACGTCTCCGCCCAGCCCCGCAGGCTGAGCGCCTACAAGCTCCCCGGGGCGACCTCCCAGGCGGAGTTCGATCCGCACGCGTTCCTGTACTGGCCGAAGACCGGCCTCACGGTCGTCCCGGTGACGCCTCGGGACGGGGGCCGGCCCGAGGCCCTCGCCCTCAAGATCACCGGTACGAGCGTCACGAGGCTCGGCACCGTCCGGAACCCGGGCAAGGACTTCGGCGACGGCGTCAGCCGCTCGCTCGTCATCGGCGACACCCTGTGGACGTTCTCCGGCGCAGGCGCGCACGCCGTCGACGCGTCCACCCTCAAGGGCGGCGACTGGCTCGCCTACGGCTAG
- a CDS encoding acetamidase/formamidase family protein, which produces MPSPAVFDLDDPGMRDVLGHSHWHPDIPGVAEVITGGSVRMESPGREPGGGILLCGPLVVVGAEPGDVIVVDVLAVGRPGGGHDAGGHPGIIGCAPPDPVAVPGEARGRDVGGCLIAPLTAGSRLLLPVHVRGAKLSVGDLHFPRRGAYDCGEPGVSGWIDLRVSLTRRGVERFRVTGPMLMPDPSPRLL; this is translated from the coding sequence ATGCCCTCACCAGCCGTGTTCGACCTCGACGACCCCGGGATGCGGGACGTCCTCGGACACTCCCACTGGCACCCCGACATCCCGGGAGTGGCGGAGGTCATCACGGGCGGGTCCGTCCGGATGGAGAGTCCCGGCCGGGAACCCGGTGGCGGGATCCTGCTGTGCGGTCCGCTCGTCGTCGTCGGAGCGGAGCCCGGCGACGTGATCGTGGTGGACGTGCTCGCCGTCGGGCGCCCCGGAGGCGGGCACGACGCCGGCGGCCACCCCGGGATCATCGGCTGCGCGCCGCCCGACCCCGTGGCCGTGCCCGGCGAAGCGCGCGGCCGCGACGTGGGCGGATGCCTCATCGCACCGCTCACCGCCGGCTCCCGCCTCCTGCTGCCGGTGCACGTGCGGGGCGCGAAGCTGTCGGTGGGCGATCTGCACTTCCCGCGGAGAGGCGCCTACGACTGCGGCGAGCCCGGCGTGTCCGGCTGGATCGACCTGCGCGTCAGCCTCACCCGGCGGGGCGTCGAACGGTTCCGCGTGACCGGGCCGATGCTGATGCCCGACCCGTCCCCGCGCCTGCTCTAA
- a CDS encoding carboxymuconolactone decarboxylase family protein yields MMRRVYGWEVSDGPGDFFGITVEHLFGEIWTRPGLSMRDRRLLLVGVLAGQGLNDVLDIQIPAALANGELSPDELREIGVFLTHYIGWPLGSKLSVQIDTLIARHEKRARRDG; encoded by the coding sequence ATGATGCGCCGGGTCTACGGCTGGGAGGTGTCGGACGGGCCCGGCGACTTCTTCGGGATCACCGTCGAGCACCTCTTCGGCGAGATCTGGACGCGGCCCGGGCTGAGCATGCGCGACCGGCGGCTGCTGCTCGTCGGGGTCCTCGCCGGTCAGGGGCTGAACGACGTCCTCGACATCCAGATCCCGGCGGCGCTGGCCAACGGGGAGCTGTCCCCGGACGAGCTGCGCGAGATCGGCGTCTTCCTCACCCATTACATCGGCTGGCCGCTCGGGTCGAAGTTGAGCGTCCAGATCGACACGCTGATCGCCAGGCATGAGAAGCGCGCGCGGCGGGACGGTTAG
- a CDS encoding NAD(P)-dependent oxidoreductase, giving the protein MSGADREARVPPAGERVAVGFIGLGQMGAPMAAHLAGGGLAVYDARAEAMAPLVKAGARAARSAAEVAARCDLVSVMVRDDAQVMEVGEEVLASARPGTVLAVHSTIRARTAEDLASHARRYGIEVVDAPVSGGFMGASAGSLAVMVGGTDEAFERCREPFGAWADLVLHMGPVGAGTRTKLARNMLHFISFTAAAEAQRLAEAAGVSLRKLGRVVRHTDAITGGAGSIMLRPTTAPLAPDDDLYDILRHTRDLGEKDLSLALELADELGVDAPLARIALDRFGVGLGLVGEAND; this is encoded by the coding sequence ATGAGCGGGGCTGACCGGGAGGCGCGCGTCCCTCCGGCGGGTGAACGCGTGGCGGTCGGCTTCATCGGGCTCGGGCAGATGGGGGCGCCGATGGCGGCCCACCTGGCCGGTGGGGGGCTGGCCGTGTACGACGCGCGGGCCGAGGCGATGGCGCCGCTGGTGAAGGCGGGGGCGCGGGCCGCGAGGAGCGCCGCCGAGGTGGCGGCGCGCTGCGACCTGGTCTCGGTCATGGTCCGGGACGACGCCCAGGTGATGGAGGTGGGCGAGGAGGTACTGGCGAGCGCCCGGCCGGGCACGGTCCTGGCGGTCCACTCGACGATCCGCGCGCGGACCGCCGAGGACCTGGCCTCGCACGCGCGGCGCTACGGGATCGAGGTGGTGGACGCGCCGGTGAGCGGCGGGTTCATGGGGGCGAGCGCGGGCAGCCTCGCGGTCATGGTCGGCGGGACGGACGAGGCGTTCGAGCGCTGCCGCGAGCCGTTCGGCGCCTGGGCGGACCTCGTCCTGCACATGGGGCCGGTCGGCGCGGGAACCCGCACGAAGCTGGCCCGCAACATGCTGCACTTCATCTCGTTCACCGCCGCCGCGGAGGCGCAGCGGCTCGCGGAGGCGGCGGGGGTGTCGCTGCGCAAGCTCGGGCGCGTCGTCCGGCACACCGACGCGATCACCGGCGGCGCGGGCTCGATCATGCTGCGGCCGACGACCGCGCCGCTGGCGCCGGACGACGACCTGTACGACATCCTGCGGCACACGCGGGACCTCGGTGAGAAGGACCTGTCCCTCGCGCTGGAGCTGGCGGACGAGTTGGGGGTCGACGCCCCGCTCGCCCGGATCGCCCTCGATCGTTTCGGGGTGGGACTCGGTTTGGTGGGAGAAGCCAATGACTGA
- a CDS encoding SDR family oxidoreductase yields the protein MRFEGKVAVVTGAAQGIGEAYARALASEGAHVVVADVDERGRDVADDIKGLFVRTDVSDPASVDAMAGEAVERFGGIDHLVNNAAIFGTMKLDFLFTVDWDYYKKFMSVNMDGALLCARACYPHMQARGGGSIVNQSSTAAWQYSGFYGLAKVGVNGLTQQLAHELGSMNIRVNAIAPGPIDTEANRAVVPGNMSQKIVRDKMALKRMGSPEDLVGACLFLLSDDAAWITGQIVNVDGGEVFRA from the coding sequence GTGAGGTTCGAGGGAAAGGTCGCGGTCGTCACCGGGGCCGCGCAGGGAATCGGCGAGGCGTACGCGCGGGCGCTGGCGTCCGAGGGGGCCCACGTGGTCGTCGCGGACGTGGACGAGCGCGGCCGGGACGTCGCGGACGACATCAAGGGCCTGTTCGTGCGGACGGACGTGTCCGATCCCGCGTCCGTGGACGCCATGGCCGGGGAGGCCGTGGAGCGGTTCGGCGGGATCGACCATCTCGTCAACAACGCCGCCATCTTCGGGACGATGAAGCTGGACTTCCTCTTCACCGTCGACTGGGACTACTACAAGAAGTTCATGTCGGTGAACATGGACGGCGCGCTGCTGTGCGCGCGCGCCTGCTACCCCCACATGCAGGCGCGCGGCGGCGGTTCCATCGTCAACCAGTCGTCCACGGCGGCGTGGCAGTACTCGGGCTTCTACGGGCTGGCCAAGGTGGGCGTCAACGGGCTCACGCAGCAGCTCGCGCACGAGCTGGGCAGCATGAACATCCGCGTGAACGCGATCGCGCCGGGCCCGATCGACACCGAGGCCAACCGGGCGGTCGTGCCGGGCAACATGTCGCAGAAGATCGTCCGGGACAAGATGGCGCTCAAGCGGATGGGGTCGCCCGAGGACCTGGTGGGCGCCTGCCTGTTCCTGCTGTCGGACGACGCCGCGTGGATCACCGGCCAGATCGTCAACGTCGACGGCGGCGAGGTGTTCCGGGCATGA
- a CDS encoding aldehyde dehydrogenase, translated as MSRTNDRLLLVDGRLVPGAGGAFETINPATEEVLGTAADASADDMDRAIAAARRAFDETGWATGHAFRARCLRQLREGLRRRADELRELTIKEVGAPRFLTFGAQLDAPVDDLAWFADLVDDYGWERDLGRAEPMGMPSHRRVVREAVGVVGAITPWNFPHQINLAKLGPALAAGNTVVLKPAPDTPWCAAVLGEVIAEETDFPPGVVNVVTSSDHALGAQLTQDPRVDLVSFTGSTATGRNVMASAAGTLKRVFLELGGKSAFVVLDDADLRAACSYAAFAGITHAGQGCAITTRILVPRERHDEAVEITARALAKLGAGDPQDDRTICGPVISARQRERIEGYLEQAVKDGGAFACGGGRPEGRDRGFWIEPTLITGLTNDSRAAREEIFGPVLVILPHDGDDDAVRIANDSPYGLSGAVHGGDVERARGVARRLRTGTVSVNGGVWYGADVPFGGYKQSGIGREMGVAGFEEYLETKAIAEGV; from the coding sequence GTGTCCAGAACAAACGATCGCTTGCTTCTGGTGGACGGGCGCCTCGTCCCCGGGGCGGGCGGCGCCTTCGAGACGATCAATCCTGCTACCGAGGAGGTGCTCGGTACCGCCGCCGACGCCTCGGCCGACGACATGGACCGGGCGATCGCGGCCGCGCGCCGCGCGTTCGACGAGACCGGGTGGGCGACCGGCCACGCGTTCCGCGCGCGGTGCCTGCGGCAGCTCCGGGAGGGGCTGCGGCGGCGGGCCGACGAGCTGCGCGAACTCACGATCAAGGAGGTGGGCGCGCCGAGGTTCCTGACGTTCGGGGCCCAGCTTGACGCGCCCGTGGACGACCTCGCATGGTTCGCGGACCTGGTCGACGACTACGGCTGGGAGCGCGACCTCGGACGAGCCGAGCCGATGGGGATGCCCAGCCACCGGCGGGTCGTGCGGGAGGCGGTGGGCGTCGTCGGCGCGATCACCCCGTGGAACTTCCCGCACCAGATCAATCTCGCCAAGCTGGGGCCCGCGCTGGCGGCGGGCAACACGGTGGTGCTGAAGCCGGCGCCGGACACGCCCTGGTGCGCGGCGGTGCTCGGCGAGGTCATCGCGGAGGAGACCGACTTCCCGCCGGGCGTGGTCAACGTGGTCACGTCGTCCGATCACGCGTTGGGCGCCCAGCTCACGCAGGACCCCCGCGTCGATCTGGTGTCGTTCACCGGGTCCACGGCCACGGGACGGAACGTGATGGCGAGCGCGGCCGGGACGCTCAAGCGGGTCTTCCTGGAGCTCGGCGGCAAGTCGGCGTTCGTGGTGCTGGACGACGCCGACCTGCGGGCCGCGTGCTCGTACGCGGCGTTCGCCGGGATCACCCACGCCGGGCAGGGGTGCGCGATCACGACCCGGATCCTCGTCCCGCGCGAGCGCCACGACGAGGCCGTCGAGATCACCGCCAGGGCGCTGGCGAAGCTCGGCGCCGGGGACCCGCAGGACGACCGGACGATCTGCGGCCCGGTCATCTCGGCGCGGCAGCGCGAGCGGATCGAGGGCTACCTGGAGCAGGCCGTCAAGGACGGCGGCGCGTTCGCGTGCGGCGGCGGCCGGCCGGAGGGCCGGGACAGGGGCTTCTGGATCGAGCCGACGCTGATCACCGGGCTGACCAACGACTCCCGCGCGGCGCGGGAGGAGATCTTCGGGCCGGTGCTGGTGATCCTGCCGCACGACGGCGACGACGACGCGGTGCGGATCGCGAACGACTCGCCCTACGGGCTGTCGGGCGCGGTGCACGGCGGGGACGTCGAGCGGGCGCGCGGGGTCGCGAGGAGGCTGCGCACCGGGACGGTCAGCGTGAACGGCGGCGTCTGGTACGGCGCGGACGTCCCGTTCGGCGGCTACAAGCAGTCGGGCATCGGCCGCGAGATGGGCGTGGCCGGTTTCGAGGAGTACCTGGAGACCAAGGCGATCGCGGAGGGCGTGTGA
- a CDS encoding enoyl-CoA hydratase-related protein: MTVRTERRGPVHVITLDRPSRRNAVDGPTARRLADAVRDFEDGDAKVAVLTGAGGAFCAGSDLKAMAAGDFPSPTVDGPPPMAVTRARASKPVIAAIEGYCFGGGFELALWCDLRVASETAEFGLLNFERGLPSLDGATVRLPRLVGQPRALDALLTARRIPAREAADWGLLTTLTPPGEALSTARTLAERIASLPAPALQAARTSLLAQGPLPEPEALKNETTLALSALPPPT, from the coding sequence ATGACCGTGCGAACCGAACGCCGTGGACCCGTCCACGTCATCACCCTCGACCGCCCGTCCCGCCGCAACGCGGTCGACGGACCGACGGCCCGGCGGCTGGCCGACGCGGTCCGCGACTTCGAGGACGGCGACGCGAAGGTCGCCGTGCTGACCGGAGCCGGCGGCGCCTTCTGCGCGGGCAGCGATCTGAAGGCGATGGCCGCGGGCGACTTCCCCTCCCCGACCGTCGACGGCCCGCCCCCGATGGCGGTCACGCGCGCCCGAGCGTCCAAGCCGGTGATCGCGGCGATCGAGGGCTACTGCTTCGGCGGCGGCTTCGAGCTGGCCCTGTGGTGCGACCTCCGCGTGGCGTCCGAGACCGCCGAGTTCGGCCTGCTCAACTTCGAGCGCGGCCTCCCGTCCCTGGACGGCGCCACCGTCCGCCTCCCCCGCCTGGTGGGGCAGCCCCGCGCCCTGGACGCCCTCCTGACCGCCCGCCGCATCCCCGCCCGGGAAGCCGCGGACTGGGGCCTGCTGACCACCCTCACGCCACCCGGCGAAGCCCTGAGCACCGCACGAACCTTGGCCGAGCGCATAGCGTCCCTCCCCGCCCCCGCCCTCCAGGCCGCCCGAACGTCGCTCCTGGCACAGGGCCCCCTCCCCGAGCCCGAGGCCCTGAAGAACGAAACAACCCTCGCCCTGTCCGCCCTACCCCCACCCACATAA
- a CDS encoding TetR/AcrR family transcriptional regulator codes for MTRDTRTRLLEASAQLFREQGYAGTGLKQITAAGEAPWGSLYHFFPGGKEQLGAEAVRHSGDRYLRLFDLVFAQADQDLGRSVLDMFRLSAEALERSEWGDGCPIATVALEVASTSEPLRHACAEVFASWELSLARRLAGAGIAEGRAKDVATYVLSAFEGALVLSRTAHDVRPLEVTAAMVAGTVRAELG; via the coding sequence ATGACACGCGATACACGGACCCGGCTGCTGGAGGCCAGCGCCCAACTGTTCCGCGAGCAGGGGTACGCCGGGACGGGGCTCAAGCAGATCACCGCGGCGGGCGAGGCGCCCTGGGGGTCGCTGTACCACTTCTTCCCGGGCGGGAAGGAGCAGTTGGGGGCCGAGGCCGTGCGGCATTCGGGTGATCGGTACCTGCGCTTGTTCGATCTCGTGTTCGCGCAGGCCGACCAGGACCTTGGACGGTCGGTCCTCGACATGTTCCGGCTGAGCGCGGAGGCGTTGGAGAGGTCGGAGTGGGGTGACGGGTGCCCGATCGCGACCGTGGCGCTGGAGGTCGCCAGCACGAGCGAGCCGCTGCGGCACGCCTGTGCGGAGGTGTTCGCGTCGTGGGAGCTGTCCCTCGCCCGGAGGCTGGCGGGGGCCGGGATCGCGGAAGGGCGCGCGAAGGACGTGGCCACCTACGTGCTGAGCGCCTTCGAGGGGGCGCTCGTGCTCAGCAGGACGGCGCACGACGTCCGGCCGCTGGAGGTGACCGCCGCGATGGTGGCCGGGACGGTGCGGGCCGAGCTCGGCTGA